A single genomic interval of Eurosta solidaginis isolate ZX-2024a chromosome 3, ASM4086904v1, whole genome shotgun sequence harbors:
- the LOC137245244 gene encoding U-scoloptoxin(19)-Sm1a, which translates to MSCKLYSYLLSVLVIAQLAINGISAGTDDNEIDQMPEYYLLQGVKVYPGDRECTLVGGLCVHSSDCLEPTTNRGLCPSNTHRGVECCYELPLRPAPCEQHYGMCMNRCPELLQRPATDCEGAQVCCVLV; encoded by the exons ATGTCCTGCAAGCTGTATTCATATCTGCTGAGTGTTTTAGTTATCGCACAGTTGGCGATAAATGGCATCAGTGCCGGCACTGATGATAATGAGATCGACCAAATGCCGGAGTATTATT tattgcAAGGCGTAAAAGTATATCCAGGAGATCGTGAATGCACCTTGGTTGGTGGATTATGCGTGCACTCGAGTGACTGCTTGGAACCGACCACAAATCGAGGATTATGCCCATCGAATACACATCGTGGCGTTGAGTGTTGCTATGAAT TGCCATTGAGGCCGGCACCTTGTGAACAACATTATGGTATGTGCATGAATCGTTGCCCAGAGCTTCTACAGCGACCAGCTACCGATTGTGAAGGCGCACAAGTTTGTTGTGTTTTAGTTTAA